One part of the Arthrobacter sp. EM1 genome encodes these proteins:
- the glpK gene encoding glycerol kinase GlpK, whose translation MNQYVIAIDQGTTSSRAIIFDHSGSIVSSGQLEHEQIFPQAGWVEHDPAEIWNNTREVIGTALSKANLTRHDIAAVGITNQRETAVVWDKTTGKAVYNAIVWQDTRTQPIVDELAKDGGVDRFKEKVGLPLATYFSGTKIKWILDNVEGAREKAEAGDLVFGNTDCWVLWNLTGGVDGGVHVTDVTNASRTLFMDLETLSWDQDILDAFGVPASMMPEIKSSSEVYGTVHTSQLLREVPVAGILGDQQAATFGQAAFEAGEAKNTYGTGCFLIFNTGEEIVHSKNGLLTTVGYKLGDAAPHYALEGSIAVTGSLIQWLRDNLGMISSAPEVETLAAAVKDNGGVYIVPAFSGLFAPYWRSDARGAIVGLTRFVNKNHIARAALEATAFQTREVLDAVNADSGVPLTELKVDGGMVANDALMQFQADILGVPVIRPKVVETTALGAAYAAGLAVGFWKDLGECSANWAEDKRWEPQMDDAERDRQMRLWKKAVTKSMDWVDADVK comes from the coding sequence ATGAACCAGTATGTAATCGCAATCGACCAGGGCACCACCAGCAGCCGAGCCATCATCTTCGACCACAGCGGCAGCATCGTCTCGTCCGGCCAGCTCGAACATGAACAGATCTTCCCGCAGGCCGGCTGGGTGGAACACGATCCCGCGGAGATCTGGAACAACACCCGCGAGGTCATCGGCACCGCGCTGTCCAAGGCAAACCTCACCCGGCACGACATCGCTGCCGTAGGCATCACCAACCAGCGTGAGACCGCCGTCGTCTGGGACAAAACGACCGGCAAAGCCGTTTACAACGCCATCGTCTGGCAGGACACCCGCACCCAGCCCATCGTGGACGAGCTGGCAAAGGACGGCGGTGTGGATCGCTTCAAGGAAAAGGTGGGGCTCCCGCTGGCCACGTACTTCTCCGGCACCAAAATCAAATGGATCCTGGACAATGTTGAGGGCGCCCGCGAGAAGGCCGAAGCAGGCGACCTCGTGTTCGGCAACACTGACTGCTGGGTGCTGTGGAACCTGACCGGCGGCGTCGACGGGGGCGTCCATGTCACCGATGTGACCAACGCGTCCCGGACCCTGTTTATGGATCTCGAGACCTTGTCCTGGGACCAGGACATTCTGGACGCCTTCGGTGTCCCGGCCTCGATGATGCCGGAGATCAAGTCTTCCTCCGAGGTGTACGGGACGGTGCACACGTCCCAGCTGCTGCGTGAAGTTCCGGTCGCAGGGATCCTGGGCGACCAGCAGGCCGCAACGTTCGGGCAGGCGGCGTTTGAAGCCGGCGAAGCCAAGAACACCTATGGCACCGGCTGCTTCTTGATCTTCAACACCGGTGAGGAGATCGTCCACTCCAAGAACGGGCTGCTGACAACTGTCGGGTACAAGCTCGGCGACGCGGCGCCGCACTACGCGCTGGAGGGCTCGATCGCCGTGACCGGTTCCCTGATCCAGTGGCTGCGTGACAACCTTGGCATGATCAGCAGCGCCCCGGAAGTGGAAACCCTTGCCGCCGCGGTCAAGGACAACGGCGGGGTGTACATTGTGCCGGCATTCTCCGGACTGTTTGCTCCGTATTGGCGCTCCGACGCCCGGGGCGCGATCGTCGGCCTGACCCGCTTTGTGAACAAGAACCACATCGCCCGAGCTGCGCTGGAGGCCACGGCGTTCCAGACCCGGGAGGTCCTCGATGCGGTCAACGCCGATTCGGGCGTGCCGCTGACGGAGCTGAAGGTCGACGGCGGCATGGTGGCCAACGACGCCCTGATGCAGTTTCAGGCCGACATCCTGGGGGTGCCGGTGATCCGGCCCAAAGTCGTCGAGACCACTGCCCTGGGGGCGGCTTACGCCGCCGGCCTTGCCGTGGGGTTCTGGAAGGATCTGGGCGAATGCTCGGCCAACTGGGCCGAGGACAAGCGCTGGGAGCCGCAGATGGATGACGCCGAGCGGGACCGCCAGATGCGCCTCTGGAAGAAGGCCGTCACCAAGTCCATGGACTGGGTCGACGCCGACGTGAAGTAA
- a CDS encoding glycerol-3-phosphate dehydrogenase/oxidase — protein MGQKDSARNQASAGERASVQKLQRRPHAQVLIIGGGINGVGTFRDLALQGVDVALVERGDYCQGASGASSHMIHGGIRYLENGEFRLVQESVVERNRLLRIAPHYVKPLQTTIPIFSTFSGILAAPLRFLTHKQHGAPTERGAFLIKLGLSMYDFFSRDGGTVPRHQFRGRRRALAELPRLHPGIKYAATYFDASVHNPERLTLDVLQDGEKAGAAGASDARASNYLSLVAVRDAAGTGRTGSIAELRDELTGERFEFSADVIVNTTGAWVDQTNQAMGEASAFMGGTKGSHIVLDHPELLAACSGREIFFEHTDGRIVLIYPMGDRVLVGTTDIDADMAEDAVCTEEEIDYFFDLIGHVFPDITVGRDQIVYTFSGVRPLPRHDATQPGFVSRDYRIERRAGGAAGTGSAGAVVLSLVGGKWTTFRALAEHLSDKVLAELGMHRKISTAKLAIGGGAGFPESEDGVQRWIKAHMTDNRDADRTAGLLTRYGTRAGEIISFLDAGPDPLLHSTRELSVRELEFMARNEQIGHLIDVLIRRTSLAFRGLVTGELLHEVAGILAGPLGWDAATQAAEISHAQEVLKRFHGVHVHSVVAG, from the coding sequence TTGGGACAGAAGGATTCAGCCCGCAACCAGGCGTCGGCCGGCGAGCGCGCATCGGTGCAGAAGCTGCAGAGGCGGCCGCACGCGCAGGTGCTTATCATCGGCGGTGGCATAAATGGAGTGGGCACGTTCCGGGACCTCGCCCTGCAGGGTGTTGACGTGGCACTTGTGGAGCGCGGTGACTACTGCCAGGGGGCCAGCGGTGCCTCATCGCACATGATCCACGGTGGTATCCGTTACCTTGAGAACGGCGAGTTCCGCCTCGTCCAGGAATCGGTTGTGGAACGCAACCGGCTGCTGCGCATCGCCCCGCACTACGTAAAGCCGCTCCAGACGACCATCCCCATCTTCAGCACGTTTTCCGGCATCCTCGCCGCGCCGCTGCGGTTCCTGACCCACAAGCAGCACGGGGCTCCCACGGAACGCGGGGCCTTCCTGATCAAGCTTGGCCTGAGCATGTACGACTTCTTCTCCCGGGACGGCGGCACCGTCCCCCGACACCAGTTCCGCGGCCGCCGGCGGGCTCTTGCCGAGCTGCCCCGCCTGCACCCGGGAATCAAATATGCGGCGACGTATTTCGACGCCTCCGTGCACAACCCGGAGCGACTCACGCTGGATGTGCTGCAGGACGGCGAGAAGGCCGGCGCCGCGGGGGCCAGCGATGCCCGCGCCAGCAACTACCTCTCGCTGGTGGCGGTCCGCGACGCAGCAGGGACCGGGCGCACCGGAAGCATCGCGGAACTTCGAGACGAACTCACCGGTGAACGGTTTGAGTTCTCCGCCGACGTCATCGTCAACACCACCGGCGCCTGGGTCGACCAGACAAACCAGGCGATGGGCGAGGCGTCTGCCTTTATGGGCGGCACCAAGGGCTCGCACATTGTGCTGGACCACCCGGAACTGCTCGCCGCCTGCAGCGGACGCGAGATCTTCTTCGAACACACCGACGGCCGGATCGTATTGATCTACCCGATGGGGGACCGCGTCCTGGTCGGGACCACGGACATCGACGCGGACATGGCGGAAGACGCTGTATGCACCGAGGAAGAGATCGACTACTTCTTCGACCTGATCGGCCATGTCTTCCCGGACATCACCGTGGGCCGGGATCAGATCGTCTACACGTTTTCCGGAGTCCGTCCGCTGCCCCGGCACGACGCCACCCAGCCGGGCTTCGTCAGCCGCGACTACCGGATCGAACGCCGCGCCGGGGGCGCCGCCGGGACGGGGAGTGCCGGCGCAGTCGTGCTTAGCCTTGTGGGCGGAAAATGGACCACCTTCCGCGCCCTCGCCGAACACCTGAGCGACAAGGTCCTCGCTGAACTCGGAATGCACCGTAAAATCTCGACGGCGAAACTGGCCATCGGCGGCGGTGCCGGTTTCCCCGAGAGCGAGGATGGCGTGCAGCGCTGGATCAAGGCACACATGACGGACAACCGTGATGCCGACCGCACCGCAGGGCTGCTCACCCGCTACGGCACCCGCGCCGGGGAGATCATCAGCTTCCTCGACGCCGGCCCGGACCCGCTCCTGCACTCCACCCGCGAGCTCTCCGTCCGTGAACTGGAGTTTATGGCCCGGAACGAGCAGATCGGGCACCTGATCGACGTCTTGATCCGTCGCACGTCCCTCGCCTTCCGCGGCCTGGTGACCGGCGAACTTCTGCACGAGGTTGCCGGCATCCTTGCAGGCCCGCTCGGCTGGGACGCGGCCACCCAAGCCGCCGAGATCAGCCACGCTCAGGAGGTGCTCAAGCGATTCCACGGGGTCCACGTCCACAGCGTGGTCGCCGGATAG
- a CDS encoding MIP/aquaporin family protein, whose product MSLGIVFLSEVFGTAMLTLLGCGVVANVALKGTKGNNGGFLMVTWGWGIAVFAGVFVAVKSGAHLNPAVTFGLLINGKGTYAPGVPVDFASTFTYFGGELLGAFLGAVVMWLAHKQHFDVEPEPANKLGVFSTGPAIRSTTWNLVTEIIGTFVLVFVILTFGGTPSGLGPLAVALLVVGIGVSLGGPTGYAINPARDLGPRIAHALLPIKGKGSSDWSYSWIPVVGPLVGGGLAGIVAAVVPIIATAAA is encoded by the coding sequence ATGTCTCTTGGAATAGTTTTCCTGTCCGAAGTCTTCGGTACCGCAATGCTGACCCTGCTGGGCTGTGGCGTTGTGGCAAACGTTGCACTGAAGGGTACAAAAGGAAATAACGGCGGATTCCTGATGGTCACCTGGGGATGGGGCATCGCTGTCTTCGCCGGTGTATTCGTCGCCGTGAAATCAGGTGCGCACCTGAACCCCGCCGTGACATTCGGCCTGCTGATCAATGGCAAAGGCACTTACGCCCCCGGCGTTCCGGTCGACTTTGCCTCGACGTTTACCTACTTCGGCGGTGAACTCCTGGGAGCCTTCCTGGGTGCTGTGGTGATGTGGCTGGCCCACAAGCAGCACTTCGATGTCGAGCCCGAGCCCGCCAACAAACTTGGCGTATTCTCCACCGGCCCCGCCATCCGCTCCACCACCTGGAACCTGGTCACCGAAATCATCGGCACCTTTGTCCTGGTCTTCGTCATCCTCACCTTCGGCGGGACACCGTCCGGGCTTGGCCCGCTGGCCGTTGCCCTGCTGGTCGTCGGCATCGGCGTCTCCCTCGGCGGCCCCACCGGCTACGCCATCAACCCCGCCCGTGACCTGGGCCCGCGCATCGCCCACGCCCTGCTGCCGATCAAGGGCAAGGGATCCTCGGATTGGAGCTATTCCTGGATCCCCGTCGTCGGACCGCTCGTCGGCGGCGGCCTCGCCGGCATTGTGGCCGCAGTGGTGCCGATCATTGCCACCGCGGCGGCTTAA